The Callospermophilus lateralis isolate mCalLat2 chromosome X, mCalLat2.hap1, whole genome shotgun sequence genome contains the following window.
AACGGAACTTTCTGGTTCCTGCGCCAATTGCCACCAATATCAATTGTGTGAGCTTGGGTCTGAGTGCACGTGTGAGTGTAGAGGATGTGTAGATCTCTCTTAGCGAAGGCAAATACCAGATGTTAACTGTGCCTCTGGGCAACGGAGGCTTGTATTTTGCACATTTTATAAAAACTTGAGGAGTGAGATTTCTGCTTGTATATTTCTAAAAAGAGAGCCCTAACAGTCCCCTCTCCTTACCACTCCCTTCCCTCTCAGcccatttttcctcttgcccctagcCAAGGAGTGTGAATTTATAGATCTAATTTTCATAGGCAAAACAAAAGCTTCAAGCTGTTTAAGCGTGTGAGTCTGTTGAGCGGATGTGCGTGTGTGGCCCCCAGCCCCACACTGGGGTGGGAAAGTGCATGGTGGGGGCCTCAAAGGTGTCCCCACACTGCTCCTTTGTCCCCAAGTCTGTGGGAGGGGGAGGCTGCAGCACCCTGTCCCAGGATCTGGggctgctcacctggcatgctcagGCTTGCCCACACCCTGCTCCCTGGGCTGGGCTCCATTGCAGGGATCATCCATGGGCACAGCCCAGGGAAGGGATCCGGGGCACAGCTCCCACCTCCAAGCTTAAGGCTGATGCACTTTCCACATCTTGAGTCTTCCGTGTAGCAGCTTTAACCCACCTCTGTGTCCTGCCTAGCCCAAAATGGCTTAGTGGCCCCTAGAAAGGCTTATCCCACCCAGAGACCTAGGCTGGAGGAGTGGGGCTGAGTGAGGGCACAGGGCTGCAGGGACGTTCTTACTGTGCTAAAAAGCCACTGCAAACATAGCAATAAAAACACGTCATTTTCCAAAACTGGctcctgcttctgcctctgcTTCTCTGAAAGGGGGTATGGCTTGGGATGCAAGAGATCTAGGGGGCTTCCCTCCAGCTCTAGCTGCTGCCTTCCGCAAGGACCTGTTCTGAAGGTTTTGCACCCAGCACCGTTCCAGGAGCTGGGAATAGAGCAAGAAAGGAAGCTGCAGAAAGCCTCAGCCCCCTGGATCCAGCGTACACAAGGGAAGAGGGTAATGGTCATCTCAGGAGCATATCCAGTAGAGGATGGGTGTATAACCATGCCACTGGAATTTTGAATTTAAGAGGTTGCCCAAGAATGTGTCACAGAGCAGGTGACCTAAGATCCGAAGAAAGTGAGGGGTGGTACTTGGATCCAAGTGGTAGTAGTCATGGAGGGATATAACATCTTCAGATTAGTGTCTACTTTGAGGGCAGGGCCGGCAATTCTGGGATGCAGAATTGAATAGTCAAGGAGGACACCAGATATTCTGAGCCACAGGAAGACTGGCATTGCCAGGTCCTGCAATGGGGATGATTGGGAGTTGGCTTTGGGTGTGTCATCCAGAAGGTGTCATCCAAGTGGAGATGTCTAGTTGGCAGCTGGACACCAGAATGTGCAGTTATGAAAAGTCTGGCCTGAGTATCCATGGGTTCACAGTAGGGAGGTGAGGTGGATAGGTATAGAGGGAGATAGGGCCCAAGCACAGGGTCCTAGGCCACCCTGCAAGGGTCATAGAGGAGAAAATGGCCTGCTCTGCTGGCTACTGCTCCTGGTCAAGGAATACAGTGCTAAAGCACTTGCTGGTTCTGGCAATGAGATCATGGAGACCTGGACAAGAGGTTTGGGGGAGGAGCCTGACTGCAGTGGGATTAACAAGGGGGTGGAAGGAACCAAAGTGTCCGGAgacacatgaatggataaagtttGGCATGtccataaaatagaatattatttCACCTCAGAGTAAGAAAATTCTGGCTGGGTGCTATGGTatgcacctgtaatctcagcagctcgggaggctgaggcaggaggatcctgagttcaaagccagcctcagcaatggtgaggcgctaagctactcagcaagaccctgtctctaaatacaataaaaaatagggctggggatgtggctcagaggtcaagtggccctgagttcactccccagtacccacccccctacccccccaaaaagaaaattctgacacatgctTCAACATGGATGACCCTTGAGAACATGATGCTCAGTGAAATGAGCCAGTCACAAAAGGGCAAACACTGCATGATTCCTCTCACAGGAGGTCCCTACAGCAGCCAAATCCATAGAGAGAGAGTAGAATGGTAGGTGCCAGAGACTGGGGGGAGGGTAATGGGGCCTTAGTGTCCAACAGGGACAAGGTTTCAATGCAGGAAGATGAGCAATTCTGGAGACAGATGGTGGCAATAGAAGCAGAATGTGGATGTGTTTAATACCTCTGGACTATGTGTGCAATTAAAAATGGAGATgacagtggaaccaacctagatgcccttcaatagatgaatggataaaaaaaatgtggcatttatacacaatggagtattactcagcactaaaaaatgacaaaatcatggcatttgcagggaaatggatggcattagagcagattatgctaagtgaagctagccaatccctaaaaaacaaatgccaaatgtcttctttgatataaggagggcaactaacagagcagggaggaagagcatgagaagatgattaccattaaacagggacgagaggtgggagggaaagggaaagagaagggaaattgcatggaaatggaaggagaccctcattgttatacaaaattacatataagaggaagtgagggaaaagggaaaaaaatgagagagaaatgagttatgatagatggggtagagagaggggagggaaggggaggggaggggaggggggataggaaggggataggaaaggcagcagaatacaacagacactaatatgacagtatgtaaaaacatggatgtgtaaccgatgtgattctgcaatctgtatacacttgaatcaaatgtatgaaatatgatgtcaagaactatgtaatgttttgaacaactaacaataaaaaacaaaacaaaaaaaacggaGATGAtaatgttttctgttatatatgaATAACATtccactgggcacagtggcacacacctataatcctagtgactcaggaggctgaggcaggagaatcacaagttcaggggacagcctgggcaacttggtgactctgtatcaaatataaaatttaaaaatggataggggtgtagctcagtggcacagtactttcctagtatgcatgaggctgtGGGTTTACTCTCCAGTACAACGCCCGCCGCGACCCTctgcccaaaaaaaaaaaaaaaaaaaaaaagcaaagggagGCAGAGAATAATCAGTTCAGAGGTCCTCAGAGGGATGGGACATTCAACACATGCAGAAGGCAGCCTTCAATAAGCATGTGGCACAATGGGCAGGAGGGAAGCCAGGAAGCCCCAGTTTTGTCATGTGCAGAATGGGAAGCACAGTCTTCAGGTAGGCAAGTGGGAGCCTGCACAGCCTCCCTGCCATCTTTCTATTCAGCAGTTTCCCAGTTTCCCTCTTCACAGAACCCCTGCCTGCTCACTGCTCCCCAATTGCCACCTTTTCTTCCACAGCTGCAAAGGCCCTAAGTGTGCGTTAGATCTCTCCCAGGGTGTCCTAGGTCCTATATACTGTGCCTAACCAACTCCACCCATCAGAAGGAGCCAACAGCCAGTGTCACCCTCAGGGCCCCACCCAACCCCTGCCAGGCTTACATCAACTTCTGAACAGCTCTCAGCCAAGTTTTTTGCCTGGGTAGAATCCTGGTCTGCTGTTCTCGCCTTCAGGCCAAATGCCCTCCAAGCCACATGCCACAATGCCAAAGACACAGAAAACAGTGACATCACAAAAAGGCAATTTCACAGAGGTGTGCCATTTAAACTGGATTCTGCAGTAGCAGACAGGTGCCATTTACTCAGGAATCTGCTCCCTCCCTAGGGGTCAGGACATGGAAATCAACAAGAGCTCTTAGTTCTCAAGTCTCTTGAAGTATAGTGGGAGACACGGGTGGGAAAATGGAGTGCTACAGCACCTTCTGTCCCATTAGATGACATGCCTCAGAAGCTAGGGCAGAGAAGGGCTGTGCCAGGGCCAGGGTGGAATAGCAGGAGAAGCTGTCTGGACTTCAGCCTGTTGAAACATAGACAGGCAAGCTTGGGGAGGCCCAAAGGAGTCCAGGAACACTTCCTGGAAAAGTGGACTAGCCCTAAGCCTTGGCATATCAATCAGAGGGTGTCACTTGAATGCCCCCTCTCCCCATGGCTACCACCTCTTAGACTGCTGAGAAAGGGCTGGGGCCCTTCCCAAGGCAGCCACACTCTGAGCATAGGGAAGGGTGAGAGGGTGAGGGAAAAGATAGTCACTGGCCTGGGCCCAAACTGGGCAGGCAGGAGTGGGAACACACAGCTGGCCATCAGCCATCCTGCCAGTGTCAACATCTATAgggatcaccctgattccaagacACATACCTCCAACCTGCACACCGACCCCTCCACCCAATCCTCATAGATATCAGGCATACCAGGTACCCTGCAAAGGGAGGGGGTTGGGGACAGAGGACAAGCATCTCATTGGACATAGGCTCTTTCTTGTGCCCTCCTGGAGAGaagttcagctgcaggctgacccTGCACTAGGGTCTGTTCTGGGAAAGCCATGGGGGAACCACCAGCAAGCCAATGCACAGTGTCAAGCCTGTGCCCAGCGTGTCTTCAAGGCTGGGGTCAGCAGAGAGGCCCCAACCCATTCACAGCCCATCTCTACTGCCTCACTCTGCCCTGGGCCAGCTCTAGGTCACTACCAAGGACAAGTCTCCTCTCCCAGTCTGCATTAGTCAGAGGTCATGCTGCAAAACTTCAGGAGGGGGTAGGGCAGGGAGTGACTGGTGGCATTCTGCCACGTTGTATCTGTCCCAACTGCGATGAACAGGAACCCAGAGAAGGCAGGCAAGTTTGCCATCAGGAAGTCCTGCCGGTTTACCGAGCTTCCCAAGCTCCTAGGATGGCTGCCAACCCCCAGGGAGACTGGCAGGACAGACACTCCCCAAGAGCCATAAAGTGAGGCCTGTCTAGGCCTGGGggagaagggggaagggcagagaGGGGAGGATCTTTAAGGGCAAGTGTGAGCCTGGCCTTCGGGGCTGGAAGCAACTGAAGGAAATGAAGGGTGCTGCACAGAGACCATGTCATGCCTTCCTGGCTGCTCTGGAGTGGTAAGGGGAGGTAGCAGTCCTCCTGGCAGCCCCAGTTACACACAAGTACCACACACACATGATAATAACCTTTATTGCCTCAGGAGAACTAGATGGCCTGCTTCACAGAACTCCTGCAGGACTATAGAGCACACAAACATGGCAAAACAAAGGGGTTCAACTGGGCTGGTCATAAGTGCCCTCTACACTCCTAAAAGTGGAAACAGCCCAGCAGGGCAGGACAACAGCAAACTCAATCTTGAATGAGCGACAATCAAGGCCCCTGTGATATGCTGGCAAGGTGAAAGGGGCCTAAATGAGCTATTGGTTGTGGAAGGCAATGAGGCAAGCAGAGGGAGAGAACCGAAGTACCAGAGGAGAGGCTGGGCTCCCAGGAAGCAGCACACAGGCCAGGTGGAAGCCAGCTGCAGGCAGAGAAGGAGGCAGGCCCTCACTCCTCCTTCTTATCCGTGGGACCATCTACTGAAGCctgaaaagaaacagaaaccccAAAGCAGTAGGTTGGCAGTGCCCATTCCTCCCCTTCAGCCTCTAACCCTACATGTGCCCAGAGGCTCAGCctggttcccttctcccataaatGACAGGTATCCAGGCAAGCAAGGTGCCCCACCCTTGACAGCACCCAAAGGCTTGCCAGGGTGGAGGACTGCCAGGACTACTGAGGTTCTCCAGCTGGGGGAGCAGCTGGAGGCCTCCATTATGGTTTTTACAGCAGCTGGACCAGAACCAGGATCTCCTCTCTCTCAGACAAACAGAAAACTGTTTGTTTCAAGTCCTGATTCAGGCTGTTCCCAACTCTGCATACCTTCCACAGATCCTCTCAAAACCCAAGTCCTTCCCAGAGAGCCTGTCCTACACTGAGGGTATGGATCCCCGCTATGGAGCTGAGCCCCTTTTCCTTGCCCACTGTGGTGCCTAAGCTTGGACTGCCAAGCACCAAGGCAAGCTGTTTGAACACTAGGGTGTTTACCTGGCCCTATAGTCCAACTTCCAAACCATCTAAGATCCAGCTGCACCTGGAGTTCCCAGGCTAGCCTGAGGACTTAGCCCAGACCTGCAGTGGCAGACAATGGCAGCAACTAGTACCTAATTAGTGGCCTTCAAGACTTTCTCCCCAACCTTAAGGGAAAGGTAGCCAGCAGCAGGTCCCAATGTTTGATCTGCATTATCTATTCTTGATGGGGCCCCATACCATGGGCTGGGGTGGTCTGAAAGGTAAGGAGTAGCCCCTCTTGAGAGCCCTGAGGTTGGGCTCAAGAGGAAGGCCCAGAGCAGAGAGCCAGCCTACCACGGAGGGCCACCTCAGCAGGTGTCCACGATTCACTGCCAGACCACACCCCACCATGAAGGGTTCTAGCTGCTGGGTCTGCTCTGGGCCCAGACTTAGCAGCAAAGGAAGCAGGAAGAGGAAGCATACCACTGGCTGGTCACCTAGACTTCTAGCAGGACCTTTTGGGCAGAGGCAACAGACTCCTCCATACATAGAGAGACTCTGCTACAaggccctaactctaacacataTCTGGCAGGCATAGGCACAGACACTGACCTGCAGCTTGGCATGCTCCTCCAGCAGGCGGTCATACTCCTTGGTAAGGCCCTCAGACTGCTTGCGCATGGCCAGAGCCTCATTTTCAGCTTTCTCTAGTTCTGAAAATGATAGAAATGAGGAAgacagaaagaaattaaaggactgGGACCAGGGAGGAAAAACCTACTTGCTGAAGACAGAGGACACTGCCGGCAGTCTCTTGGGCAATTacttctgtttctaaataaaacccCTCTCTCTGCCTTTACAGCCCCCAGAGCATAGATGAAGAAAACAGctagatgaaggaaaaaaaatacaaagaaactcCTTGGTTCTTTTAAAGAAGAGAACCCCAGAGCCTCTCAGCAGGGGTGACCTTCAGGGACACCTGAGAGTGAGAAAAATCCTGACTCAAAGAAAGAACCCCTAATGATGACGACACCTTAGCATGAAGACACAGCCAAAGCATGTGAAGTACAGGCACTCTGGACTGTTGGAGTGTATGAAGGGGGAGATGCCAGTTAAGAGCTGACTTAGTCtaaatcatgtacaaccacacgaATGAGATCTAAATTAGAattagttatactccatgtatgcataatacatcaaaatacactctaccgtcaagcatatctaaaaagaataaagaaaaaaaagccagtttagattattaaaaaaaaaaaaaaaaaacccaccatgaATTCCTGTCCGTTCCCTGACATTCCTTTCGTTCTCAGCTCCAAAACAACTTTGGGTTCCCCCTGCCTGTCTTTCTTGATGGGAAAACCCCCAGCAGACACTGCTATGGCATGTGGGGTAGCTGCCAGAGCTTCTCCAGGGCCAGCTCAAATCATTGAGCCCCACCTAGCTGGGGGCCAAGCTCGGCTGCATTTGGTTTGGCAGACATAAGGGTGCTATGTGTGTTTCCACCCAGATCTTGAGGTTGCATGTGAGGTTTGTTATGAATACTTTGGTATAAAACAGGCAGCAGAGGACAACACAGCTTCCAGGCCTCTAAGGGGTAGAGAACACAGAAGACAACCCTTACTTTGCTTGGTGCTGGCCAACTCATCCTTCAGCTTCTTCAGGTCAGCCTTcaggttcttgttttcttcctttagCTTTGCCTCAGCATCCTCAAGATCCAACTTGCCTACATCCATAGCAGCTCCCTGGAAAAAGTATGGAGGGCCCAGGTTACTGGGAGGAAGGGAGGGTGAGGTTCCAGCTCCATCCTCCCCACCAAGCCACAGTTCCTCAAGCTGCCCTGGGCACTTGTCCCTTCAGAAATGTCAACACAGAACTGGGCCACCACTTGCTCCCAGCTTCCAGGCAAAGGCCAGGGTGTGGCTGGCTGCCAAGGAACAGAGAAGGGTCAGTGGAGCCACCTGCTACAGGCTCACAGGCCACATGCCCTGCCTGCCCTGGCCCCTGGCCCCGCTTCCTTCCTCACCAGCAAGACTCAGCAGCTTCACTCGGTTAACTGGTCCCTCCAATGTCTCAACTTGCTGTCATCTGGAGCTCTCTGCTAGTCACCCCCAACTAACCACTTATCATcccttcctttctccaggctccagCAGCTCACTGTAGCCAATGACCCCAAATTCACCCCTGCCCATCCAGCTACATCCCACTGGTGACTCCTGAGCTTGGCTCACACCTCACCTCCTAACAAGCCTTCGAGGACTTGGCCAACAACCCTGTCCCTGCCTCTTCCCTAGCACTCAAGAATGTTATTGGTCCCTGAGTTCCTGAAGGGTCATGGCTGATAGCCATCTTGTGGAGAATGGAAAGGAGACAGTGGCAGCAATGCCCCGTTCTCTACCTCATCCCTGGGAGCTAGAGGAGGATGTCAGAGTCACCCCAGGTCCTTCTAGCAGGCACACCCACCCCACTGACAACTTCTCCTTTGTGCTTCTGCCCAACTCTTCAGCTTCTCAGGTAGCAGCAGTCTCACAGAATTCCCAGCCTACTAACAGTGGAAATGTGGCCATGACCCCAGGCATCCCACAGTGGGTGGCAAAGGCAGGACTCACCTTCTTGAGCtggtcattttcttccatatacttCTTTGCTGCCTCACTTGCACTCTCTGCCTGTTTTTTAAAGGCTTCATTGGAGGCCAACAGTGTGGCCTGCTGGGAGATGAGTGTCACCAAGCGCCTAAGCAGGCTGCAattgtttacaaaaagggagaagtgagaaaaaataagagagcaaaTTGGCTGGCAAGGATTCCTCTTGGCTGCCCGCCGCCCCAGCCTGCTTCCAGGCTGGACCTGGCTGGCCTCTTATAGGTGTCTCAGGGAGATTCAAAGTAGGAGCCTGGGGACATCCAGGGCACAGTCTATCTACAGCACAAGGTCCCAGGTCAGGGCTTGGACATGCCAGACAAGCCTCAGCACAGTTCTCCTCCCCACAAGGCCGGGCTTGCCTCTGTAAAAGAACAACAGCCGACACACCACACCCAATCCTCTATCTACCTTATAAGGTAGTTACTACGACTGCtcctactttacagaagaggaaactgaggtacaGCAGAGTAATGTGCACAGGGTCAAGAGTGAGAAATGGACATGGCTGGAATTTCAGCTTATATCTGTGTTACTCCAAAGCCTGCAATCGAAACCACCACACTTTCTTTATTCTTAGGTCCTGACATGAGGCAGAAAGGACTTTTCTCCCCTCAACCCCTTTTGCAAACCCACCATCCAGGCATCTGTTACATAAAAGATGGGCATAGGTGCCCACTGCCTATCTAAAGCAGAGAGGAAAACAGGTGGCAACTAGTGGCAGACCCCTTTCCAAGTAGTAGGAATGGGCTGGcagggaaaggaagaaaaaagatggGGGTAGGGGTGCTTTCCCCATGTCATACAAAGGGGTCAAGTCCAGACACAGGCAAGGCGCGTAGAGAGGCCcagggaaaaaggaagaaaagttgtTTCCCTCAGGGCACTCCAACGAAATGCTCTTGCTCAAAACCTCAGCAGTCTGCTCCTATGCTGTCCTTTCTGGCCCTGCCAGGTCTTGGCATGCTCTGTCAATCCCCACCTGCAGCACAGGTGGGCAAAAACAGGAAAGCAGAGCAGGTGAGCTCTCTCTCTGGCCTAATCCAGGGTTCTCCAGGGCCCTGGCAGAGCCCCTTTCAGGAATGCACAAATGGGATGGAGAGGCCCATGGTTCCTGGTTTGGGGAGAGGCTCCCAGGGGCCCCTGGCAGCACAGGGAGAGCCAGGCCATTGATTCCTGGCAGGAGAGGAGAGTTTCCAGTGACATGTGCTCTCTAAAATTAGCATCTGGACCTCGTGGCTTAGGACTCAGGTttccctgcctcagcccccagctGCCCACCAGCCTGCCCCCCACTGGGTTGGAGCCCTGAAGGTGGAGGGAGCTACTGAGTGCCCGGGGAGCCAGGGAGAAGCCACGCATCTGACTCACAGCAGCATGGCCAGAAATTATGGAGAGGCCAGAAAGAAAGGCAAGTGTGACTAGCCCCAACCCCCAGCACAGATCTCACTGGCTCCTGAGCAGGTCCCTGTGCTAATGAGGAAGAGGCCCCTCCTCCCAGCTGGAAATGGGGGGAGGGGGCATGTGTGCCACCTGGTGGTAGAGATGGAGCCTGTGGGGACCCAGCATAGACAGGCAGGCAGGACTAAGGGTTACCTCCCCAACCGCCATTCAGGCAGTGCAGGTGGCCACTGGGAATGCCCACGGCTGTTGCCTCAGTTACCCAGGGAAGCCAGCAGACTGTGATGACAGCAGCAGTGCAGCAGGGGCCCAGGCTCTTCTCTGTGCTGTCTCAGGCCTTCTCTAGCTATTGAGAAAGTTTCCTGGTTGGGCTACAGCACCCACAGAATCCAGCACAAGACCTGTGCAGTATTCACTCATAATCCCAGTTCTACTGAGCCCCAACAAGGCCTTCGGCTTGCAGCAGTAAACAGTGAATGTTCCCACCACAGGCCCTGGTTCCCTTTCCTCTGGGAGACTATCACAGACGTTCCCCACATGCTGAGCACCCTGGTTCACCTCAGGGCAGACACCCCCATTGTCCACTCCAGCCTGGACAGTTCTCTTCCATAACATCCATTGATTCAACTGTGATTCTGGATAATTCTCCCTGCTGTGATCTGTCTTCCTCCTGGAAACCTACCCCTCAATCTCCTTCCTGCAGTTATCAAGCTCAAGCCcatctcctccctctctcctacCAGTCCCCACTCCAGTCAAGGACACCAGCAGGGCCACCAGTGTTCCCCTAACTGCCAGATCCTGTGACCACCCTGAAGACCTCACAGCACTCACATTCTGCAGCATATAGCACTGCTGACAAGTCACCCTCATGATGTCCCCCCAATTTCCATAGCTCCTCTCCTGCCACCCAGTACTCTGCTCCTTGGGGGTCTGCTCTGTACCTCAAACTTCCTTCTTACCAATCTTATACCTGAAAGGTTTTATGCACCACTCAAGACTCATATTCAGCTGCCCATTAAACATCAGATCTTGGATGTCCCTAGAGACCTCCAAACTCAGTCTTTCCAAAATAATCCTTTCCTTACCTAATCTGAGCCAATCATTTCACGCATCCATGCCATGGTGGTGGACACATAAGCCATCTTAGGATCCACCCTCCTTGTTCCTCAGCCCAGGCCACCATCCAGGGCCTTCCCTGTCGACTCTTAGGTCACCTACCAGTCATCCCTACCACCAGTACTATCTCCCTATCAACAGCAGTCCAGCATTCCCATCTACCCCAGATCACCCACTACTCCTCCTGTCAAGCCATTGCTTGGGTAATATGGAGCCTTCATCACCCCCAGAACACATCTGGTTCTGCAGGTGAGTCCTCCAGGCTGCAGTGTCTCCTACCCAGCTCAACTAGAGAAGGCCTTTCTCAGCCCACTGCCTGCCCTTTAGGTGTTCCCACAGTGGCCCCCTACATATCCACAGGGCTGCATGGTTCTTTCTCAATCTTCTGCACCCTTCTCACTTCATGTGGCTACCTTACCAGGCTATGAACACCTTCTAGCCAGCACTGTACCTTTCATCTCTATGCCCCTGTAGCTGGCACAATGAAAAGGGGCCTTCCAGGTACCTTACCTCACTCCTGTAATAGGAAATACTCCCTGATGAGTGAGGGGACATGTTTGAGGCTGCTCATCAGGCCTAAGCCTGCCCTTTCTCCTTGCTACACCCATGTCCACCTACAGGCCTGGCACTAAGGAAGGCACAAACAGAGAGTGCTCACCAATCTGTCCCACAAGAGAAGAGACAGTAGTGGGAAAGTATCAGCTCAGACCCTGTTGGTGAGCAAATCAGGCTTGGAGCCTCGGTGGCAGCAGAGAAAGCACATAAGACAAGCAATTTGCCATGAGCTGGGGCAGACCTGAGCTCTGGCTTCTGTCCCGAGTTTGTTCCTTTGAGGACTCAGCAAGGCATGTCAGGCCCTTCCCAGCGGGCTCATCAGCATTTGCCAGCTTGGGAGTCGGCCTTCTAGAACATTTTGCTGCTCCTTCGTCCACTGGGTCATTCATCCAGATCCCACTCAACACTCCCCTCAATGACCCTCCACCTCCCACATCCTCTCCCTGGCACTCCTCCACACTGTTCTCTATGAGATTTGCCAGGGCCCTGGGACTAAGCACAGCACAGTGAGCAGGGGTAACCTTCAGAATTTCCAGGCTTCAAAGGCCCCAAGACACACCAGCCTGCTGACCACCACACTGCCTCTCTATCCTGCCACATTCTCTTCCATCGCTTTCTACTTTATCTCCTGAGAGCTGTCACTCAGATAGCTGTTCTTCGCTATTCATTTAAGGAGAATAGGTGAGAACCTGAGAGCCGAAGAAATTTCCTAAAGGAATAGTCACCGACAAAACAACCCAGGATCCGGATTAACTGCATCTAATGACAGTAGGAAAAGCCAGTGAACTTAATAGAATCCAGATGTGTCCTTGGCAAACAAATGTCAACCCAAAATACCTGAACTCGGCTTGGCTTTCTTGGTAAAATGTTCTTGGATGCTGAGCAGGGCTATCATGCTTTTATAAAAGGTTGAGTAAACAAGAGAAGGCAGGAGAAATACAATCTCTCTCTGGACTCTAGAGAAACAGGGCCAAGCATATCAAGTGGGGAGAGACATGGCTCATAGGCACTTTTCACCAATCCTGTCTCCCCTGTGAACAAACAGGAGGAGGAAGATAGGGGCTTAACAGGAAGTGGGAAAGGAGCAAGCCTCCATGAAAGGTCCTTCAGTGAGGCCCCAGGGGCGTCAGGTGAGACAACACCCCTGCAGGCATAGGCTATGCACACAAGCTCTGCTCTGCTCCGCACAAGTGTGGCCCCAGTGTCACAGCACCACCTGCTGACTCCAAGCTGTCATAGCCCATTAGAGCCTGGCAGTGTGGCCAGAAGACATTGGGTGAAACATAGCTTAGCTGTTATGAGAAAAAAATGAGGCAGTCTTCCTGGCAAGGAACCAAAACCAGGTGACGCCCAGGAAAGGCTTCGGTGCAGCAGTGATAATACCAGGGCTTCTGCTGCTCCAGGACTCTCTCTCAAGAGCCTGCAGTCTTGAAACTAAGGAAGCTTCGAACAGGAGGGTCAATTAAGACTAGGAAAGCTTtggaatcccagctacttgggaggccgaggcaggaggatggcaagtttgaggccagcatgagAAACTtcatgagactgtctcaaaataaaaagtaaataaaagggctggggggcgggtgtagctcagaggtagagcatccctgggttcaattcaccagtaccaaaaaaagaaacagaatttcCCTAGGAAAGATCCAAGGAAGGTCACCCCAAAGGGCTGCCAAGTCCCTTCTGGCCTCAGCTACTTAGCGAGgccatgtctcaaaattaaaaacaggctgaggatgtggctcagtagttgactgcccccaagttcaatccccattatcaaaaaaaaaaggtaaagagaACAAATGATGTGAATGAGCTACTTCAGAGGTTTTCTCATGCTTCTTTCTTGAAACCAGTTG
Protein-coding sequences here:
- the Bcap31 gene encoding B-cell receptor-associated protein 31, producing the protein MSLQWTAVATFLYAEVFAVLLLCIPFISPKRWQKIFKSRLVELVVTYGNTFFVVLIVILVLLVIDAVREIRKYDDVTEKVNLQNNPGAMEHFHMKLFRAQRNLYIAGFSLLLSFLLRRLVTLISQQATLLASNEAFKKQAESASEAAKKYMEENDQLKKGAAMDVGKLDLEDAEAKLKEENKNLKADLKKLKDELASTKQKLEKAENEALAMRKQSEGLTKEYDRLLEEHAKLQASVDGPTDKKEE